The following is a genomic window from Miscanthus floridulus cultivar M001 chromosome 14, ASM1932011v1, whole genome shotgun sequence.
GGGCGTCATGCCAGGATGGGCACTACAGTATGTTTTCTCGCAAAAAAAATcgaatttataattcaaaatcgcgttgccgaacgccccgcaaccaacgttccgaaccgcgttcgggttgccgaatgccccgcgaccaacattccgaaccgcgttcgcgttgccgaacggcccgcgaccagcgttcgcgttgccgaacgccccgcgaccacgactacaagcacaagagtattctataaactacaatgacaagtccaattcacaagaatatatacaatccatcattaaatatacaaattccaaacacattgttatcaacgtcctagagctagcctttcagtctcacgaaggtgttggtactgaggatttgtacctaactcagactctcggtcatggtaggcgcctctgacgtgtacaatctggtccaatatgaagttgcaaaggttgccgacgagctctaagagttggtcatccttgtatgggtctcttttcattcctttctcttctctccactacaagagaacaagtttcggtttagtatttcatatcatgtacgaagtttttatactacgggtgaagaggttcaaacttacctttaaggggtgtctcctataggcaccggtgttattcatcatagaacatatataatatccacaatgtacactctcaggcttctgcttggggcactgtgtgttttgcatatgaaaatgttaagtaatgcttttgacagccatgtaacggagtactgaagaagtaagttacacttaccgcacatagtgtttttatagccagtttttccttccttgctggatcatgccttccatgatgattagtgacatagaacctaaatgccatgttcgaattattttagcaaatacaacttgttagtatctaaaagtgaacgttacaagtatgtatacaaacatataagctaatgaggattgtcgatatgtatacgtcttgagaatcgatatgaagtctttgtatgtcactgtgtccctatctaatgaatcaaagacccatgccatgttcctcccgacatcgacggctatacaaatccagtggttgctgcatggatttaatcatagaactagataagctcttttgcatcgaataaaatatatcgaacaaaactttaagtatatagttgaacttactcgaagttgtatggtagccatatagtagagtgttgttggagattttgaAAGCTTTaaatatagagttgaacttactcgaactTACCCGCGCGGGAACCCGCCGCCATCTAAATCTAGCTTTTGATCTGTTTAGAGAGGGCAGAGGGAGAGGGAACACCTGCTACGCGATGGGCGTCGGTGACCGCGACCTCAAGAGGAAGGTGCATGGGAGCGCGTCGAAGAGGCACGGGATGTTGAAGACCAAGAAGAAGCAGGCGTGCGTGTCGAAGGGGTGCGGGATCCTTAAGGCGAAGGAGGAGGCGTTGGCGGCTGTTCGTCTCTTGCATTTCAAGCGTGTACCGGGGGGCATGGATATCTGGATGGATCACTGGCGGGAGATGAAGGCCAAGGCGGCGGCAGAGGAGGCGGCCAGCcccatgatgaagaagaggaagagggtaGTCCAGCAGAGGTTGCCGAAGGCGCTCATCAATCTCATGGTGGCTAGGCCTTTTAGGAGCATCGAAGACCTCACCTCCGCTCAGCTGGCGAAACGTTCCCGTGAATTCCGCAAGCTCTATGCCTTCACAACTTTTGCCGATGCCAAGCTTCGTGACTACGAGCAGACCTCATCCGGCAGTACGTACGACGCCCAAGGCTATGCGGAGGACGAAAGCGATGTGACTGACGATGAGGAGGATGCCACGGTGGATGAGAAGTAGGGAGGCAGTTAGGGTGCAATCATAAAGTTGTACGATACGATGCAGGATTTAAAATTGTTGACTGAACTTGATGTTGGTGTTTGGATTCAGtgattaaaatttaggaggtgtgtcgggatAATGTTGCatgggtgtttggatactaataaaaaaacaaattacattatccgtcggtactccacgaaacgaattttttaagcctaattaatctgtcattagcacatcttcactgtagcaccacgttgtcaaatcgtggactaattaggcttaaaagattcatctcgtaaattagtcgtaaactatacaattagtttcgtaattaatctatatttagtaGTCCATGCACGTGTCCAAATATTTGATGGAACATCAACTAAATTTTAGGAGTGGCAACCAAACACCACTGTGATGTTTGgttccggtgactaaaatttaggaggtgtgtcggaaTGATGTTgcatagggtgttcggatactaataaaaaaataaattgcataatccgtcagtactccacaagatgaattttttaagtataattaatctgtcattagcacatgttactgtagcatcatattatcatatcatagactaattagacttaaaagattcgtcttgcaaattagttaccaactgtataattagtttcgtaattagtctatatttaatacttcatgcatatgttaaacattcgatgggactcCAACATGCCTGCTACGATATGATTTTCTTTTATTTGCCGATTATTCGGACTGTTTCTGTTGTCTTGTGCGGCTGTTAGAGTGAACTGCTATCGTCAATCTCCTGTACTGGCTGAGTGGTTGTACATGATTTTTGTTCACTATGATACATACAGTCATATATATTTATACTAGGTACATCTACAACCAATGAATTCAAGAGTTGATCTGATTACTTGAATGGGCATTAGAATATCATGTTCTTTATAATGCTCATTCAAAAGGGCAaaggcaggggcggatccaagaGGCAGAGGGATGGCACTTCGTTCAGTTCTAGACTAAAGCTTGAAGATATTGGTGACGAGATTGCAACCCCTCTGTTTTAATTTAAAggtcattttgacttttctaaatcAGAAATGCTGTGGTGTGCATGTCCGTCCGTCCGGATGTCGCGCTTTCTGGGCCGTGCACTACCAGCCCCTCCCCTCTACCTACATTCTTTCACggtctctctctcaaaaaaaagaCAGCGACATATTCAACTTGCACGGCCGCCGTGGCGTTCCGCACCGCTTGCTTCTCCAGCACGACCACCTCTGCGACGCCAGGCTCTGCCGTTGGAGTCGTGCCTGTCGCCCACCCTTGCCCTCATAGCCAGAGCCGGCGTCCTCCTCGACACCTCCTCCTATAGCTAGACATGGCGAGGGCGTTGCGGCCGTGCCATACTTCATGGACactgtcgatgcagaaagtgaccaactactgaatatttatagttttgctgtatgttgtgatcggaggtggcctagcactcaatgacacaggatttatactggttcaggcaacgtgccctacgtccagtcggggtcggtcggtgactttattcctgagcccaggtgctcgaagtttgcagtggggttacaaacgagaaggagaaagatggggtgtacaagaggtccggtcggctccggtcgaaaggaccgagagtgacaggaacttcgctatgagctaagtgttcaagcgggtgcttgaggtccgaacctggcggttctgtggttgagagctatcgatctaaggaactctgatcaactggaatcggtctcctttgttggaggaagcgcacccccttttatagatgaaggggacggctttacaagtgagagagaaagggtgcgtatgctaccgagccttgttgtctacgcctatcgagccttgttgcccacaccggcgggtaccagataatggtaggcccctacaacactgttgatgtcactgtagaatgtcagatgcatacgggaggtcatgctgcctttttcagggatggtggacgtcggtacctgcaaatattgtttgatgcctagaggcatgtgaggagtctcgctatgttcacccggtacggtaaatcctggcgcccataccgctattgatgcccagaggcacgtggagggccttaccgtatgggagttttagcggcccttacaatactgtagagggagatgtcggcgcctacaatattgtttgtgtcaggtgactacagagtactgttccgtgcagggtatggtccctggtacagtgattttgacttatgagccttgcgttgcctttctccgcacgtcttctggttcctaccgagcgggcgtccccggttggatggctccagtcggctctgagtgctccggtcggagaagagcggtgagcagggttcctacgagccccggtcggagggacgcggggtcggagtcaaaAGTAGCACTTtgagccaggccttccgatcggagagggcgtctggaggcggctggaggccgaagcgagtgctccgatcggagtggtgggcccaaggggtcgacgagcgggcgccgctcctttcggtccagaccttctggtcggcgactgggccgtccttctggcctgttgtatttagactcttgggccgagccttggcgcagaagccggtccccaagggaccccgggtttatgaacccgatagaagcccccgagcccccaggcgattcgggtcgaatcgttcgggggatttttgtcttgtcgatgggtgcgcgcgagcgcacccgtgggtgtagcccctgagcccccgggcggttcgggcggAACCATCTGGGGGGGTTTCTGTTttgtcggcgggtgcgcgcgagcgcacccacgggtgtagccccttggcggttcaggcagaaccgtctggggggtgttGTTCTGGTGGGCGTGTGTGCGTTTTTTAGTCTGAGACGGAATTTTGTCGCCCAAGGCGTCGTTGTGTAGCCGAGGtggttttttagtttgttttgagagattgggtgagagggagcttgtggatcccggtgtcggtgcgcgccgtgggatcgaacGAGGGAGTCATTCAagggttttggacgagacagagctcattgatcctggcatcgatgcgtgcCGTGAGATCGGGTGATGCAGTTAGTTTCGGATGAGACAGAGcccactgatcctggcgtcgatgcgcgccgtggtgtcgggtgaggcagttagtttcggacgagacaaagctcactgatcctggcgtcgatgtgcgccgtgggatcgggtgaggcagttagtttcggacgagacagagctcattggtcctggtgtcgatgcgcaccgtgggatcgggtgaggcagttagtttcggatgagacagagctcactggtcctggcgtcgatgcgcgccgtgggattgggtgaAGGAGTTAGTTCGGTCGTGAGAGAGCTCATTGATCCTAGAGTtaatgcgcgccgtgggattgggcAAGGGAGTTAGTTCGGtagtgagagagctcactgatcctggcgtcgatgcgcaccgtgggatcgagtgagggagttagtttggacaAACCCTACCGTTGGTGCGTGCCGTGGTTtctaaatagttagtttaggggtcggacgagaccgagatcgtgggtcctggcgtcggtgcgtgctGTGGGACCGAGCaggtcagagtcgtggatcccggCCTCGGCGCAGCCTGGgcggccgaggtagttagttttcacgtgagtttggagtcgcggtccctgaattttttggagcgcagttggaagtgaagccgttacgtgtgtttggagtcgcggtccctggatttttggagcgcagtcagaagtgaagccattacgcgagttcggagtcgcggtccctggatttttggagtgcagtcgaaagtgaagccgttacgcgaattcggagtcacggtccctggatttttggcGTTTGTcttaagcccccgagccctgtcgggccttcgtgggggtcgatgtgagttgtgtgcattaccccatcctcggttcctcacaaccggaggggctgagtttcgtcgcttgtcccgatcgctcaggcttgaagactagctcggtgagtttgcTATCGGGTGTAAtcgagcggaatccgggtccatcgttcgtgacggggtcggcatagccctcttgtgacattccactactcctttacctataacccgacagatgcctaggtcgttccgaaGACTGACCCGAGTGGCCTaacagcctcccctcgatggagattctgtgggcctggcGAAAGGTTcatgatcgaacgagaaggttgagatgacctggtctGCCAGACCGGGCAAGGGCCGCACGaggctcatctacggttttctaccctggctctgttgtttgctcatgtcgaatgagtcAACCGCCGCTTCTTGACGCAACAcagagtgttgtgatgcatttcgctgcacgtgcgatgcttagatccagagcccccgagcggttcagggcccgaatcgtccgagaggcacgggcgtatggaatgagatgcgcgtatggatgtatgaaatgattgtaaggaaatagagggggttggtagtgctcaccttgatggcttaagtAACGGGGTTCgtagagcttcagtcggaaatgtccgaccgggacctgcgCTCATCAATTATGGGTGAGtccttgtgtgaatagtttttgtattaatcaaacacatgctcaccttgatgacctgagtgacggggttcggagagcttcagtcggaaatgtccgaccgggacccgtgctcgtcgttcgtgacagagtcggcatggcctacatggggcgcccctttgcttccttacctatctcttggtgtctatcttgagtgattcgatcgactcaggggtcGGATGGTTTCTCGAGGTCTGGCCTGGGGAAGCGAGGTGCCGCCCGCGTGAAGTGTCGCTTCGGTTTTTGTGCtcagcgtgcggtagtggttggtcgtgcggtagtggtgggcctggcctaggccacgtcccgtctAATCAGGAGTCGTTCCGTcgggcagggcacgtctcatcggtcaaggcgtgtcttatctgcattaaatgggaaagagagagagagagagaattccTCACTCCACCGTTCCGTCTTCCCCGATCAGCGCGCCCTTCCTTGAGtgttgtttccttttccttaagtaggagagggaaAGGGTTTTTCGTCccattcttttgcctgttcctcatctgccgccatctttcctcttccttcttgccgggagcgttcctgagagcaataggaaagaaaggggagtgaacgagggagaagaagaagaactcaCCGATCCTTCTGTGATCCCAGAGCGAAATGTCGGACTAGAAGTTGTCCACCGTGAGGGAGTCagtgttgaaggcctttgttgCGAAGGGAtttctgccgccgaaggaggtggtgcactggacgGTTCCCGGGCGGGAGGAGTCCCCTCAACCTCGGCCCgacgaggtggtttccttccttgccttccacaagcgcgggctaggataccccgtgcactggttcctgcgcggcctcctcaatgagtggggtctggagctacatCACCTTAatccgacgggggtgctgcacatcgccggctttgtcaccgtctgtCGACTGACACTTACATGTCGTCGGGACCGGTGCCAACGCGTGACTCATAGCTGGGGTAGGCCCCGCCTGCCATGGATGTGGTTGAGCATGCTAGGCGGTCTGAGGAGCAGACTGGCACCCGCGCGTTGCACGACTTGCAGCCAGAGGAGGTCCCACCCGCTGCTCCGGTTGGGGAGTCCCGAGCTGAGAATCATGGCGACCCATTGGTCGGGCATGAGCCGGTTGGGGCGACTCTGTCCCCCACCGaagtgagggggcgcgggtcGTAGCCTGGGAGCGGCCCGTGCGCTGTAGGCTCGCCAGGTCTTGGTTTTAGAGTCATGCCGCTCGCCTCTCGGTATGTTTCTGCTTTGTTTCTTCGATCTTTTGctggttgagtctttttggagtgtgacttacctgCAATTTCTATTAGCAGCCAAGGGATGACGGGGCTGAGCATCGCCTCGACTCCCGTGCAGGATACCTAGAGGCCCACCCTGTAGTGTGCTACAGCGAGTGACGGGGggagcagggtggtggcggcgagCCCTTCCCTTTCGGGGGTGGTTGCTGCCATAGCGATGGCGGTGGCGTCGACTTTGGTGGCGATTCCGGTGCTGATGGCAGGGGCGCATCGGAAGTAACCCTCGTGGTCTCTCCTCCACCAATCGcggcagaagaggagagggagactgagCCCCCGACCTCGCCGGGTGGAGGGCCGCCCGACTCATCCTTGCCGCCGGGGCCGAAGGTGCTAGAGGAAAGTGCGGCCGGGACAGAGTCGGGAAGCCCGGTGGCGGTCCACGCGAATGAAGTGGTGGACATCCCGTCAATGATGAGGCGGATATCGCGGCGGGGCCACCGGTGTCAccacgggagctggcggtggtccaatcggaggctgggccctctggCGGGCTgctggagggtgacctagagtgggccTGCCCTGAGCACCAAGCGGAGGCGCAGTTTGTCCTTCGGGATTCCCAGGAGCattagctctaggacatccttggggagcaagggcatgccgcggtgtccgagctcaccaaCCTGTCCGAGAAGCTTGGAAACGCCCAGAGGCAGGTTAGGTTTGCTCAGCAGTTGGTGGAGGTCGATCTGCAGCTTGCCGCGGCGGTGAGTTTTCCATACTTTGTCCTTGACCTTTGaaccttttgttggttgccttagcgtGCCTGTTTTTTGTGGAGACTGAAGGggatgtcgtcccgcaagtctaGCTTTCTTCGAACGGAGCACACCCAGATGGCCGAGCTCGAGCGTCAGCTAGCGTCCGCCCGTCATGAGTCCCAGGACTGGGCGGTCGAGGCGACCGTGGcgcgggcggaggggcagcgtgcagctGAGCGGGCGACTACCGCCAAGCAAGGGCTCAAGGCGGCGATGGCCCATCATGCAGAGACCGAGGCGGGGGTGCGGACATCCTTGGTGAACACTGAGGTGGTGTTGCGAGAGTCCTTGGCGGCGCTTGAGCTAGAGCAGGCCACTTTGGTGTCGGCACAGAACGCCCTGGAGGCAGCACGGAAGGCCCTGGAGgcggagcggaaggcccggttggaggcggaccaggaggtgctcgcgctccgaggccgggtgatggggacggaggacgcGAGTGCCCGACTGCGCGAACAGGCGGCCCggcaggcagaggatctctccatccttgagaacttccGCGTCGGTACGTGCTTTTTCTGTTCTTCGTTGTTGGTTTTTTCcttcagcctatttctgagcttgtcgctcttctctcagagctgggtggaaaggtgaaaACACTGGAGCAAGACCTGGAGACGATAAAGGCGACCCTCAGCCGAAATGCAGAGGAActggccaagtcccgtgaagagcgacgtgctctcgagggggatcttgaccagatccgcaacgttgcccaGCTTGTCATCTCGGATGTCTTTGGGTTGGCGCCCAGTACTAGCGCGCCCGTGGTCTAGCTGGTAGAGGTCCCGGATGTGGTTCAGGGCCTTCTCAGGAGTGGGCTATTCTACGGGGCGTCGGGGGTGCTAACTTCGGTGGCTACGCACCATCCGAACCTAGACTTTGCTGCCATCTgcagcgggtatgctgaaggcttgagcatggaggacatctagtCGAACGGGGAGGGCTTGCTACCGCACGCAAGGTCAGTGGCGGAGCAAGTCTCtgcccagtgggtgatggacgttcgcCGTGAAGATATGGCCAGAAGCATGCACGGAGAAGACACTACCCAGTctccagtcagggtcggtcggtgactttattcctgagcccaggtgcttgaagtttgtagtggggttacaaatgagaaggagaaagatggggtgtacaagaggtctggtcggctccggtcaaaagggccgagagtgacaggaactttgctatgagctaagtgttcaaatgggtgcttgaggtccgaacctagaGGTTCTATGGTtgagagctatcgatctaaggaactatGATCAACTGGAATcggtctcctttgttggaggaagcgcacccccttttatagatgaaggggacggatttataagtgagagggaaagggtgcgtatgctaccgagccttgttgtccacgcctaccgagccttgttgcccacaccggtgggtaccagataatggtaggcgcctacaacactgttgatgtcactgtagaatgttagatgcatACGGGAGGTCATGCTaccttttttagggatggtggacgtcggtacctgcaaatactgtttgatgcctagaggcatgtgaggagtctcgctatgttcacccggtacagtaaatcctggcgcccataccgctattgatgcccagaggcacgtggagggccttaccgtatgagagttttagcggcccctacaataccgtTGAGGGAGATGTCgccgcctacaatactgtttgtgtctggtggctgcagagtactgttctgtgcagggtatggtaggttttgacttatgagccttgcgtTGCCTTTCTCTGcacatcttctggttcctaccgagcgggcgtccctggtcggatggctccagtcggctctgagtgcgccggtcagagaagagcgatgagcagggttcctatttgcctcggtcggagggacgcggggtcggagtcggaagtagcactttgggccaggccttccgatcggagagggcatccggaggcggctggaggccgAAGTGACTGctccgatcggagtggtgggcccaaggggtcgacgagcgggctccgctcctttcggtccagaccttctggtcggcggCTAGGCCGTCCTTCTGTcctgttgtatttagactcttgggccgagccttggcgtagaagctagtccccgagggaccctgggtttatgaacctgacagacACCTTGAGGCTCCTCATGCCCCAGTGATGTTGTTCGCTCCACCACCTCCTTGCCCCGATCTGCCCATCGACACAGTTATTGAGTTCCTCAATGTGCCTGACATGATGGTCGCCGTCCACTAGAGTGTCGTGTTTGACATGTTGCAAGCatctgttttaagtgtttcagatgttttagaggtacgttgcaagtatttcatatggatattgcaaaagtagatcgagatgttgcatatgttgtaatggctatatacgtatgttgcaagcgtttattccaaatattttttctattttttgagacgtaagttgtaagtgtgtttatctggatgtcaCATATGTTTTAAACATATATATGTTGCATGTTTTTcatctgtatgttgcatatgcttacaatggctttcaagtgtttttcaagtgtatcagacgtatgttgcaagtgtttcatatgtttcgcgCGTATGTTGTGAGAGTttcattggatattgcaaaagtagatcggttgTGGTAGATGTTGCAAAGCGCCTGAGAAGCAGAGGAGACGCGAGCAGTCCGAGCAAATATCTCAGGCGGATGCCAATGGAGTTCGgaggacgtatgttgcaaaagtagatcttagGCAGATATTTGCGTGCCATATACGTCCTCCGAACTCCATTGGCATCCGCCTCCTCGATCGATCTGGCTtcctagccaccgccgccgcatcTTTGTCGCGAACTACCAGACCTCAGAGAGGTAGTTAGGGATCGCTCCGATCCGTCTGTCAATCGCGGCAACTGCGTGCAATGGGATCCCATGGCCACCGTAAGAGCATAGTACCCTTATTTCCATTCTCAATCCTTGGTTATTAGCAATATAAAAAAATATCtttccaacaactcctaatccataCTTCACTTTAGGAGCATCTCAAGAATACCTAATATTTTTTCCTAAAAACATGAAGTTTTACGACTCTAAAAAAATATTACAAggaataaagaaggtcatctccaagagtttctaataatccactcctaaaatatagaagataattttacatTAGGAATTCTATACTATTTTTAAATTATTCTaatcacttttatatattctttctctcttgtacatttgcatcataAACCTTTTCCTACTCTTAATTATTTCCATGCCCTACCACTCTTAGATTGCCCGACAACCACGCGCGGGAGAGAGAAGATGCATGCTTCCGAGTCACGCGTAACTTTACATGGGACAATGTGACTTTTTccaagttctaaaagattagaggatggattaggagttgttggaaaGAGATTTTTTTCTTATCTTACTAAAACCAAGGATTAGGAAGGGATttaggaaactcttggagatgctcttatgggTAACTTTACGCATAGTAGCGGGCGCGCGGATCCGGTGCGTATCCATCACCGGCCGGTAAGGTTATGGGAAAGAATAAGAAGTAGGAAAGGGTTCCTCATGCAAATAtacgagagagaaagaatatataaaagtggttacgaTAATTTAAAAATATTATAGGATTCTTGatataaaattgtcttctatgtTTTAGGAGAGGATTATTGAAAACTCCTGGAGATGGCCTTCTTTTTTTTCTACCAATATCTTTTTAGGGGTTGCAAAACTATATGTTTTTGGAGAAAAAATaggatactcttggagatgctctaaccaggaagagggtgaggaaggAAGCGATGGCCACGGCGTTGGCGTCggcgtcattggaggggggtgaCCACGCCGACGACCTAACGAAGAGGAACAGTAAGAAGCATGAATTGCGGCGACGAAGCCTACGACGGTGGAGGAGGCCCAGCCAGTCGGCGCCAGAAAGAAAACCAATGAGAAGAGGAAGAGGGTAGTGAGGGAGAGGCTACCGGAGAAGCTTTG
Proteins encoded in this region:
- the LOC136503044 gene encoding uncharacterized protein yields the protein MGVGDRDLKRKVHGSASKRHGMLKTKKKQACVSKGCGILKAKEEALAAVRLLHFKRVPGGMDIWMDHWREMKAKAAAEEAASPMMKKRKRVVQQRLPKALINLMVARPFRSIEDLTSAQLAKRSREFRKLYAFTTFADAKLRDYEQTSSGSTYDAQGYAEDESDVTDDEEDATVDEK
- the LOC136503045 gene encoding uncharacterized protein → MAELERQLASARHESQDWAVEATVARAEGQRAAERATTAKQGLKAAMAHHAETEAGVRTSLVNTEVVLRESLAALELEQATLVSAQNALEAARKALEAERKARLEADQEVLALRGRVMGTEDASARLREQAARQAEDLSILENFRVELGGKVKTLEQDLETIKATLSRNAEELAKSREERRALEGDLDQIRNVAQLVISDVFGLAPSTSAPVV